In Drosophila simulans strain w501 chromosome X, Prin_Dsim_3.1, whole genome shotgun sequence, one DNA window encodes the following:
- the LOC6726589 gene encoding phospholipid-transporting ATPase ABCA3, which produces MPASKGLLFKRYIRIELNLWRRTLFEIVALVIMVLVIFLNPIAHSKRLLYTTTENENEQSIVSHKLQDINILTRMADSKREKTKYILAFTPETTFTSEVTKNVAKTLELSSTVGYDSESEMQNQFDERTTLAGIVFNDLRDDGTPLTLSISIRFPSEFRTIAPFLTEDRLWITRCSGRINPGRDRAKHDKQQDIYIREGFLQLQHQIFVEWFHQLRQDIVSTYPEPNVEVYNILLKAADEPCSVMSVAQLPTFLYNFIYLLPFLNIIRNVAAQVEDGVMVHQWHYGYSFGMQWGIKFLVLFLRMCILGVIYTVMLLAFWAFGGREGEFSGTGTIAFVCFITLYTVEIIITGMVVAKLFANPTNAVLFALMLWLFMYAAFCIILERYWDIHKYYIFFILVAFCNCQMHFSMSLFRNCIEQPEMVNTIDFVLIFTSAISSALIYFLILLAIQWRMPGTFLSRRIVNNRPRKQQESDTTIMYLGRAPSFQNFEFGDVGSVELMRLRHVSTSHRDSERKILKNISMRVYRGEVFVILGHIGSGKLTLLRILAGLKFALRGNVYIMGNPFEPSGEARRLVDFRFDEHGLNKHLTVEQTIDYHVRLKLSPSESDRYEIERRKWLAILDQHVEGRGVRIGKLSSGSMKLVALCCCLAGDTPIIILEEPTTQLTGREAQIFWSIVHAEKENRAFIIATYNVGEAEHVADRIGILSMGVLEASGTPFFLRAKFSSSVDLVIIKKPHVPDQPITDYVNQFMQNIEPENEIGDSLTYRLPVIYRPRLQKLLIHLEIDRKMLGIENVRVVGAELSDIYMTLVTSFRLQQQMIPDVTQTFKYQVVSQKQLTKQRMRAMFYKKMIHTAPNVWPIIMIFTSFVLIAIIARLSVLLDMPKQRQNSIHIGFREPADVIKYIPNLKDCGYIDIRSAVKVNNKKSVDVSRTFDDDSFVCEKGSYRNDLRKKNELRSFGAVESDGDQHLNGYISQDMFHSAPMMLNLLQNVILRLSYPTQTDLVVLVENHPLPTQLSQKINVLDNKIAHIHVPLVVGCIIPLTVSVFVIPLVEEEIYDVRFLQHMAGLGLKVFWGINLFWDWFTFFVYSIIIVVIMSLMGIGGFGFYENAIMVVLLTTFGLAALPLTYLVSMFVNKSIVRAFLVSVLLQGVSGLVLYIIYWDVANSNTIFFYAACMSPGFSLLDGVSNVYAQYLEQAICIEKCEAHDSCTEENMNEVVPNCKFDTFFKWAAPGILPPILYMVLSALIFLMLIFWIELHRREKKFHTSRDLRKMRTATYPFDDGDVADVKQKIAEADNTKAKQSVFLVDQVEARVPAAGKRIHTVSFALNKYMSMGIFGPRNSGKSHLMRQLVGQHGFAFGEIYVRGLDFKYDLESIHTYMGYSPQHRGLLNELTPREHIRLLCMIRGVPEAKIGEKMHDLCLMLNMTGWMHRKCSLLTAEKRHKLKIALALVAYNKVLVLDEPTCGMPATTRREIWNILRYIRYCGKTIIFATNDELECKILADFIILFQDSEMLAIGSLQYLRYKYSHGFYLEVRLIRDGATLAESEENLRKDVENLAKFVNFLHNRSELVGRLNNWFKFYVPVGHIVYSFLYGAMEKNKLRLNVSDYCIYQADMMSVVAQVQETRAQLKHHLVQTEGPLPLDTSSPKKGRAKK; this is translated from the exons ATGCCGGCCAGCAAGGGACTTCTGTTCAAGCGCTACATCCGCATCGAGCTGAATCTGTGGCGGCGCACGCTCTTCGAGATCGTCGCCCTAGTGATAATGGTCCTAGTGATCTTCCTAAACCCCATAGCCCACTCCAAAAGGCTTCTCTACACGACCACCGAGAACGAAAACGAGCAGAGCATCGTGTCCCACAAGCTGCAggacataaatatattgac ACGCATGGCGGACTCGAAGCGGGAGAAAACCAAGTACATCCTGGCCTTCACGCCCGAAACGACGTTTACATCGGAGGTGACCAAGAATGTGGCCAAAACGCTGGAGCTGAGCTCAACCGTGGGCTACGACAGCGAGTCCGAAATGCAAAATCAGTTCGACGAGCGGACTACCCTGGCGGGCATTGTCTTCAACGATCTGCGTGATGACGGCACCCCTTTGACGCTGTCCATCTCGATTCGATTTCCCAGCGAGTTTCGCACGATTGCTCCGTTCCTCACCGAGGATCGCCTGTGGATAACCCGCTGCTCGGGTCGCATTAATCCCGGACGGGATCGGGCCAAGCACGACAAGCAgcaggatatatatatacgcgaGGGTtttctgcagctgcagcaccagATCTTTGTGGAATGGTTCCACCAATTGCGCCAGGACATAGTTAGCACCTATCCGGAACCCAATGTCGAGGTCTACAACATCCTGCTGAAGGCCGCCGACGAGCCGTGCTCCGTGATGAGTGTCGCTCAACTGCCCACGTTCCTCTATAACTTCATATACCTACTGCCCTTTCTGAATATCATCAGA AACGTAGCTGCCCAGGTGGAGGATGGGGTGATGGTGCATCAGTGGCACTACGGCTACTCCTTTGGCATGCAGTGGGGCATTAAGTTTTTGGTGCTTTTTCTCAGAATGTGCATTTTAGGTGTCATATATACAGTCATGCTGCTG gcTTTCTGGGCCTTTGGAGGTCGAGAAGGGGAGTTCTCCGGCACTGGGACGATAGCCTTTGTGTGCTTCATCACACTGTACACCGTGGAGATCATCATCACCGGCATGGTGGTGGCCAAACTGTTTGCCAACCCCACGAATGCCGTCCTGTTCGCCTTGATGCTCTGGCTGTTCATGTACGCGGCATTCTGCATTATTCTGGAACGCTACTGGGACATCCACAAGTACTATATATTCTTCATCCTGGTGGCTTTCTGCAACTGCCAGATGCACTTCAGCATGAGTTTGTTCAGAAACTGCATCGAGCAACCGGAAATGGTGAACACCATCGATTTCGTCTTGATCTTCACATCGGCCATAAGTTCGGCCTTGATTTACTTCCTGATTCTCTTGGCGATTCAGTGGCGAATGCCGGGCACCTTCCTCAGCCGGCGGATAGTGAACAATAGGCCCCGGAAGCAGCAGGAATCGGACACCACCATCATGTACTTGGGCAGGGCTCCGAGCTTTCAAAACTTCGAATTCGGCGACGTGGGCAGTGTGGAGCTCATGCGATTGCGCCATGTCAGCACATCACATCGCGACTCGGAGCGAAAGATCCTCAAGAATATATCTATGCGAGTCTATCGTGGGGAGGTCTTTGTGATCCTCGGCCACATTGGCTCCGGCAAACTTACGCTTCTGAGGATTTTGGCCGGCCTCAAGTTCGCACTTCGCGgcaatgtatatataatggGCAATCCCTTTGAACCCAGTG GTGAAGCCCGTCGCCTGGTGGACTTCCGTTTCGATGAGCATGGGCTCAACAAGCATTTGACCGTGGAACAGACCATTGACTACCATGTGCGTCTAAAACTGTCGCCCAGCGAGTCCGACCGCTACGAGATCGAGAGGCGCAAGTGGTTGGCCATACTGGATCAGCACGTGGAGGGTCGGGGTGTCCGGATCGGAAAGCTGAGTTCAGGCTCAATGAAACTGGTGGCgctgtgctgctgcttggCCGGAGATACGCCCATCATTATACTGGAGGAGCCGACCACCCAGCTGACGGGACGGGAGGCGCAGATATTCTGGTCGATTGTCCATGCGGAGAAGGAGAATCGCGCCTTCATCATAGCCACTTACAATGTTGGCGAGGCGGAGCACGTCGCAGATCGCATCGGGATCCTCAGCATGGGCGTCCTGGAGGCCAGTGGCACACCCTTCTTTTTGCGCGCCAAGTTCAGCAGCAGTGTGGATCTG GTCATCATCAAGAAGCCACATGTGCCTGATCAGCCCATCACTGACTACGTAAACCAGTTTATGCAGAACATCGAGCCGGAAAATGAGATCGGTGATTCCCTTACTTACAGACTGCCCGTGATATATCGTCCGAGGCTGCAGAAACTACTGATTCACCTGGAAATCGATCGCAAGATGCTGGGAATTGAGAATGTGAGAGTGGTGGGAGCGGAGCTCTCCGACATCTACATGACACTGGTCACCTCGTTtcgactgcagcagcagatgatTCCCGATGTCA CGCAAACTTTCAAGTACCAGGTGGTTTCCCAGAAGCAACTGACCAAACAACGCATGCGGGCCATGTTCTACAAGAAGATGATCCACACGGCGCCCAATGTCTGGCCCATTATCATGATCTTCACCAGCTTCGTTTTGATTGCCATCATTGCCCGTCTGTCCGTGTTGCTCGATATGCCGAAACAGCGCCAGAACTCGATTCACATTGGTTTCAGGGAGCCAGCGGACGTGATTAAGTACATACCAAATCTGAAGGACTGCGGGTACATCGACATCCGGTCGGCGGTGAAAGTGAACAACAAGAAAAGCGTCGATGTCTCCCGAACTTTTGATGACGATTCTTTCGTTTGTGAAAAGGGTAGCTATCGGAACGATCTTAGAAAGAAGAACGAGTTGAGGAGTTTTGGGGCAGTGGAGTCGGACGGGGATCAGCACCTAAACGGCTATATAAGCCAGGATATGTTTCACTCGGCTCCCATGATGCTCAATTTGCTGCAAAATGTCATACTTAG ACTTTCATATCCCACGCAAACGGACCTGGTTGTTCTGGTGGAGAACCATCCGCTGCCCACACAGCTGTCCCAGAAGATCAATGTGCTGGACAACAAGATCGCACACATCCACGTGCCTTTGGTTGTCGGCTGCATCATACCGCTGACCGTATCCGTTTTCGTCATCCCCctggtggaggaggagatATACGATGTTCGATTCCTGCAGCACATGGCCGGACTTGGGTTGAAGGTCTTCTGGGGCATCAATTTGTTTTGGGACTGGTTCACCTTCTTCGTCTACTCGATCATTATTGTGGTTATCATGAGCCTGATGGGTATCGGTGGCTTTGGGTTCTACGAGAATGCCATCATGGTGGTCCTGTTGACCACCTTTGGACTGGCGGCCCTGCCGCTCACCTATCTGGTCTCCATGTTCGTGAATAAGTCAATTGTCCGGGCATTTCTCGTTTCCGTACTCCTGCAGGGAGTGTCCGGCCTGGTCCTATATATCATCTACTGGGACGTCGCGAACAGCAACACAATCTTCTTCTACGCCGCCTGCATGTCGCCAGGATTCTCGCTCTTGGACGGAGTGAGCAATGTCTACGCCCAGTATCTGGAGCAGGCGATCTGCATAGAAAAGTGCGAGGCGCACGACAGCTGCACGGAGGAAAACATGAACGAGGTGGTGCCCAATTGCAAGT TTGACACTTTCTTCAAGTGGGCTGCTCCGGGGATCTTACCCCCTATTTTGTACATGGTATTGTCTGCTCTAATTTTCTTGATGCTTATTTTCTGGATTGAGTTGCATCGCAGGGAGAAGAAGTTCCATACCTCCAGAGA TCTTCGTAAAATGAGAACCGCCACATATCCCTTCGACGACGGCGATGTGGCGGACGTGAAGCAAAAGATCGCTGAAGCGGATAACACCAAGGCCAAGCAGTCCGTCTTCCTGGTGGATCAGGTGGAAGCCAGGGTCCCAGCTGCGGGCAAGAGGATACACACAGTCTCCTTTGCCCTGAACAA atACATGAGCATGGGTATCTTCGGGCCCCGCAACTCTGGAAAAAGTCACTTGATGCGGCAGCTGGTGGGCCAGCATGGATTCGCCTTTGGCGAGATCTACGTGCGCGGGCTGGACTTCAAGTACGATCTGGAAAGCATCCACACCTACATGGGCTACTCTCCGCAGCACCGAGGACTCCTCAATGAGCTGACACCGCGGGAGCACATCCGTCTGTTGTGCATGATACGTGGTGTGCCCGAGGCTAAGATCGGCGAGAAGATGCATGACCTGTGCCTCATGCTCAACATGACCGGCTGGATGCACCGAAAGTGCAGTTTGCTGACCGCAGAGAAGCGGCACAAGTTAAAAATTGCCCTGGCACTGGTGGCCTACAACAAGGTCCTCGTTCTGGACGAGCCCACGTGCGGCATGCCGGCAACTACCAGGCGGGAAATCTGGAACATCCTTCGCTATATCCGATACTGCGGCAAGACAATCATTTTTGCCACCAACGATGAGCTGGAGTGCAAGATCCTTGCCGACTTTATTATCCTGTTCCAGGACAGCGAGATGCTGGCCATCGGCAGCCTGCAGTATCTACGATACAAGTACAGCCACGGATTCTATCTAGAGGTTCGGCTCATCCGCGATGGAGCCACCCTCGCCGAATCGGAGGAGAA TTTGCGCAAGGATGTGgaaaatttggccaagttcGTCAACTTTCTGCACAATAGATCCGAGCTAGT AGGCCGACTAAACAATTGGTTCAAGTTCTACGTGCCAGTGGGCCACATCGTTTACTCATTCCTGTATGGCGCAATGGAGAAGAACAAATTGCGTCTCAACGTGAGTGACTACTGCATCTACCAGGCGGACATGATGAGTGTGGTGGCCCAGGTGCAGGAGACCCGGGCCCAGCTAAAGCACCACCTCGTCCAGACGGAGGGTCCGCTTCCCCTGGACACTTCGTCCCCCAAAAAGGGCAGGGCAAAAAAGTGA
- the LOC6726590 gene encoding 26S proteasome regulatory subunit 8: MTVTNRMEIESAYQKGEGFRSYYIQKIEELQLVVAEKHQNLRRLQAQRNELNAKVRMLREELQLLQEQGSYVGEVVKPMDKKKVLVKVHPEGKFVVDLDKNIDINDVTPNCRVALRNESYTLHKILPNKVDPLVSLMMVEKVPDSTYEMVGGLDKQIKEIKEVIELPVKHPELFDALGIAQPKGVLLYGPPGTGKTLLARAVAHHTECTFIRVSGSELVQKFIGEGSRMVRELFVMAREHAPSIIFMDEIDSIGSSRIESGSGGDSEVQRTMLELLNQLDGFEATKNIKVIMATNRIDILDPALLRPGRIDRKIEFPPPNEEARLDILKIHSRKMNLTRGINLRKIAELMPGASGAEVKGVCTEAGMYALRERRVHVTQEDFEMAVAKVMQKDSEKNMSIKKLWK, from the exons ATGACGGTGACGAATCGG ATGGAAATCGAGTCGGCCTACCAAAAAGGCGAGGGATTCCGGTCCTACTACATCCAAAAGATCGAGGAACTGCAGCTGGTGGTGGCCGAGAAGCACCAGAATTTGAGACGTCTACAGGCCCAGCGCAATGAGCTCAATGCTAAAG TTCGGATGCTGcgggaggagctgcagctgctccaggaGCAGGGTAGCTATGTGGGCGAGGTTGTGAAGCCCATGGACAAGAAGAAAGTGCTGGTTAAGGTCCATCCCGAGGGCAAGTTCGTCGTCGATCTGGACAAAAACATCGATATCAACGACGTAACCCCCAATTGCCGTGTGGCCCTGCGCAATGAGAGCTATACGCTGCACAAGATTCTGCCCAATAAGGTGGACCCGCTGGTCTCGCTTATGATGGTTGAAAAAGTTCCAGACTCCACATACGAAATGGTTGGCGGCCTGGACAAACAGATTAAGGAGATCAAGGAGGTGATTGAGTTGCCCGTAAAGCATCCAGAGCTGTTTGATGCCTTGGGTATTGCCCAGCCGAAGGGAGTGCTCCTTTATGGACCTCCAGGTACAGGAAAGACTTTGCTGGCCAGGGCCGTTGCCCACCACACCGAGTGCACCTTCATTCGCGTCTCTGGCTCGGAGCTGGTCCAGAAATTCATCGGCGAGGGTTCGCGCATGGTTCGAGAACTCTTTGTAATGGCCCGTGAACATGCCCCTTCAATTATTTTCATGGACGAAATCGATTCCATTGGCTCGTCGCGTATTGAGTCAGGTTCCGGCGGCGATTCCGAGGTGCAGCGTACTATGCTGGAGCTACTCAACCAGCTGGACGGCTTTGAGGCCACCAAGAACATCAAGGTGATCATGGCCACCAATCGCATTGACATCCTGGATCCCGCTCTGCTGCGTCCCGGCCGCATTGATCGCAAGATCGAGTTCCCGCCACCAAACGAGGAGGCGCGTCTGGACATCCTGAAGATCCACTCCCGTAAGATGAACCTCACGCGTGGCATTAATCTGCGCAAGATCGCCGAGCTCATGCCAGGTGCATCGGGTGCCGAGGTCAAGGGCGTCTGCACGGAGGCCGGCATGTATGCGCTGCGCGAACGTCGCGTCCATGTCACCCAGGAGGACTTCGAGATGGCCGTGGCCAAGGTGATGCAGAAGGACTCGGAGAAGAACATGTCTATCAAGAAGCTGTGGAAATAG
- the LOC6726591 gene encoding acyl-CoA-binding domain-containing protein 6 produces the protein MSDSDTDTEEELFHLATEHVAKQSTSIGSADLLIFYGYYKQATNGPCKEQSPGLLQLKAKSKWQAWRNLGTMSQSAARQAYVQKLQELQPNWRSWRNPGWVVHSIESAPLEDQRLDSEKTLFDHVKENNLERLRELLQPGDLVKLDEHGMALIHWATDRNAVEIIQFLVRSGASVDQRDAEQQTPLHYAASCGHLEALQCLLELRASLELRDSDGQTCYDVADDEQICQVLQTERERLAGSAS, from the coding sequence atgTCGGACAGCGATACGGATACCGAGGAGGAGCTTTTCCACCTTGCCACCGAGCATGTGGCCAAGCAGTCGACCAGCATTGGTTCCGCGGaccttttaatattttacgGATACTACAAGCAGGCTACGAATGGCCCCTGCAAGGAGCAAAGTCCGGGTCTGCTCCAACTGAAGGCCAAGAGCAAGTGGCAGGCATGGCGGAATCTGGGAACAATGTCCCAGTCCGCTGCCCGGCAGGCCTACGTCCAGAAGCTGCAGGAGCTTCAACCCAACTGGCGGTCCTGGCGCAACCCAGGTTGGGTCGTCCATTCCATTGAGTCGGCCCCACTGGAGGACCAACGTTTGGACAGTGAAAAGACCCTGTTTGACCACGTGAAGGAGAACAATCTAGAAAGGCTGAGGGAACTGCTGCAGCCCGGTGACTTGGTTAAGCTGGACGAGCATGGCATGGCGCTCATCCATTGGGCCACCGATCGCAATGCCGTCGAAATCATACAGTTCCTGGTGCGGAGTGGGGCCAGTGTAGATCAGCGAGATGCGGAGCAACAGACTCCGCTGCACTACGCCGCCAGCTGTGGACACTTGGAGGCGCTCCAATGCCTGCTGGAGCTACGGGCCAGCCTGGAGCTACGCGATTCTGATGGACAGACTTGTTACGACGTGGCTGACGATGAACAGATCTGCCAGGTGCTTCAAACGGAACGGGAACGACTCGCTGGATCCGCGTCCTGA
- the LOC27206330 gene encoding SRA stem-loop-interacting RNA-binding protein, mitochondrial, producing MATAAAVAKVGKSVHRIFVGNLPWTVGHQELRGYFREFGRVVSANVIFDKRTGCSKGYGFVSFNSLTALEKIENEQKHILEGNYLNIQKS from the coding sequence ATGGCCACCGCCGCAGCTGTAGCAAAAGTGGGAAAATCAGTGCACCGCATTTTCGTGGGCAATCTACCGTGGACAGTGGGCCACCAGGAGTTGCGTGGCTACTTCCGCGAGTTCGGACGCGTGGTGTCCGCCAACGTGATCTTCGACAAGCGTACGGGGTGCTCCAAGGGCTACGGCTTCGTTAGCTTCAACAGCTTGACCGCGCTGGAGAAGATCGAAAACGAGCAGAAGCACATACTGGAGGGCAACTACCTAAACATACAGAAATCTTAG
- the LOC6740277 gene encoding CTD nuclear envelope phosphatase 1 homolog isoform X1, producing the protein MISLLQMKFRALLLLLSKVWTCICFMFNRQVRAFIQYQPVKYELFPLSPVSRHRLSLVQRKTLVLDLDETLIHSHHNAMPRNTVKPGTPHDFTVKVTIDRNPVRFFVHKRPHVDYFLDVVSQWYDLVVFTASMEIYGAAVADKLDNGRNILRRRYYRQHCTPDYGSYTKDLSAICSDLNRIFIIDNSPGAYRCFPNNAIPIKSWFSDPMDTALLSLLPMLDALRFTNDVRSVLSRNLHLHRLW; encoded by the exons ATGATTTCGCtgctgcaaatgaaattccgtgcgcttttgttgttgctatcaAAAGTATGGACATGCATTTGTTTCATGTTCAATCGCCAAGTGCGAGCT TTTATCCAGTATCAACCGGTTAAATACGAACTCTTCCCGCTGTCACCCGTCTCGCGGCACCGCCTGAGCCTGGTGCAGCGCAAGACCCTCGTTCTGGACCTGGACGAAACGCTGATCCACTCCCATCACAATGCGATGCCCCGGAATACGGTGAAGCCGGGCACACCGCACGATTTCACCGTCAAAGTGACCATCGATCGGAATCCAGTGCGCTTTTTCGTACACAAGCGACCGCATGTGGACTACTTTCTGGACGTG GTCTCGCAGTGGTACGATCTGGTGGTCTTCACGGCCAGCATGGAGATTTACGGAGCGGCGGTGGCAGACAAGCTGGACAACGGACGGAATATCCTCCGGAGGCGATACTACAGACAACACTGCACGCCCGACTACGGATCTTACACCAAAGACCTGTCGGCCATCTGCAGTGACCTAAATAGG ATATTCATCATCGACAATTCGCCCGGCGCCTATCGCTGTTTTCCCAACAACGCCATACCCATCAAGAGTTGGTTCTCAGACCCGATGGACACGgcgctgctgtcgctgctgcccaTGCTGGATGCGCTGAGGTTCACGAACGACGTGAGATCGGTGCTGTCGAGGAACTTGCACCTGCACCGCCTCTGGTAG
- the LOC6740277 gene encoding CTD nuclear envelope phosphatase 1 homolog isoform X2, which yields MISLLQMKFRALLLLLSKVWTCICFMFNRQVRAYQPVKYELFPLSPVSRHRLSLVQRKTLVLDLDETLIHSHHNAMPRNTVKPGTPHDFTVKVTIDRNPVRFFVHKRPHVDYFLDVVSQWYDLVVFTASMEIYGAAVADKLDNGRNILRRRYYRQHCTPDYGSYTKDLSAICSDLNRIFIIDNSPGAYRCFPNNAIPIKSWFSDPMDTALLSLLPMLDALRFTNDVRSVLSRNLHLHRLW from the exons ATGATTTCGCtgctgcaaatgaaattccgtgcgcttttgttgttgctatcaAAAGTATGGACATGCATTTGTTTCATGTTCAATCGCCAAGTGCGAGCT TATCAACCGGTTAAATACGAACTCTTCCCGCTGTCACCCGTCTCGCGGCACCGCCTGAGCCTGGTGCAGCGCAAGACCCTCGTTCTGGACCTGGACGAAACGCTGATCCACTCCCATCACAATGCGATGCCCCGGAATACGGTGAAGCCGGGCACACCGCACGATTTCACCGTCAAAGTGACCATCGATCGGAATCCAGTGCGCTTTTTCGTACACAAGCGACCGCATGTGGACTACTTTCTGGACGTG GTCTCGCAGTGGTACGATCTGGTGGTCTTCACGGCCAGCATGGAGATTTACGGAGCGGCGGTGGCAGACAAGCTGGACAACGGACGGAATATCCTCCGGAGGCGATACTACAGACAACACTGCACGCCCGACTACGGATCTTACACCAAAGACCTGTCGGCCATCTGCAGTGACCTAAATAGG ATATTCATCATCGACAATTCGCCCGGCGCCTATCGCTGTTTTCCCAACAACGCCATACCCATCAAGAGTTGGTTCTCAGACCCGATGGACACGgcgctgctgtcgctgctgcccaTGCTGGATGCGCTGAGGTTCACGAACGACGTGAGATCGGTGCTGTCGAGGAACTTGCACCTGCACCGCCTCTGGTAG